In the genome of Sphingomonas naphthae, one region contains:
- the uvrA gene encoding excinuclease ABC subunit UvrA, protein MSLTHISVRGAREHNLKGVDVEIPRDKLVVITGLSGSGKSSLAFDTIYAEGQRRYVESLSAYARQFLELMQKPNVEHIEGLSPAISIEQKTTSRNPRSTVATVTEIYDYMRLLWARVGVPYSPATGLPISAQTVSQMVDRVMALPEGTRFLLLAPAVRGRKGEYKKELAEWQRAGFTRVRIDGEMVEIEEAPALDKKYKHDIEVVVDRLVVRPDIETRLAQSFETALKLAEGLAYVDLVDAVVPGREAEVATKGTSKKGAAKGSAAAGVGTLPPNRITFSEKFACPVSGFTIAEIEPRLFSFNAPQGACPACDGLGEKLYFDPQLVVPNELLSIEKGAVVPWAKSNPPSPYYMQVLASLGRAFDFSLKTPWRELTPEQQAVVLNGTKGKAVTLTFIDGKKSYQVSKAFEGVIGNLDRRMASTESAWMREELAKYQSAAPCEVCEGARLRPEARAVKIAGEDISISTRRAVGPALAFFRGLPDHLTDQGRQIAAPILKEIVERLGFLDNVGLDYLNLDRTSGTLSGGESQRIRLASQIGSGLSGVLYVLDEPSIGLHQRDNDMLLVTLKRLRDLGNTVIVVEHDEDAIRTADWVIDMGPGAGVHGGEIVAEGTLEQVLANEKSLTADYLTGRRAVALPTKRRKGNGKKLTVKGATANNLKGVSAAIPLGTFTCITGVSGSGKSSFTIDTLYAGAARALNGARVVAGACEAITGLEALDKVIDIDQSPIGRTPRSNPATYTGAFTQIRDWFAGLPESLARGYKPGRFSFNVKGGRCEACTGDGLLKIEMHFLPDVYVTCDVCHGARYNRETLEVKFKGHSIADVLDMTVEDAVEFFKAVPPIRDKMAMLAEVGLGYVKVGQQATTLSGGEAQRVKLAKELSRRATGNTLYILDEPTTGLHFEDVRKLLEVLHALVEQGNTVVVIEHNLEVIKTADWLIDLGPEGGTGGGEIVAEGPPETVAKVARSYTGKYLAPLLVQNARVAAE, encoded by the coding sequence ATGAGCCTGACCCACATTTCCGTGCGCGGCGCGCGCGAGCACAATCTGAAGGGCGTGGATGTCGAAATCCCGCGCGACAAGCTGGTCGTCATCACCGGCCTGTCCGGGTCGGGCAAGTCGAGCCTCGCCTTCGACACCATCTACGCCGAGGGCCAGCGCCGCTATGTCGAGAGCCTGTCGGCCTATGCGCGCCAGTTCCTGGAGCTGATGCAGAAGCCCAATGTCGAGCATATCGAGGGCCTCTCCCCCGCGATCTCGATCGAGCAGAAGACGACCAGCCGCAACCCGCGCTCGACCGTGGCGACCGTCACCGAAATCTACGATTACATGCGCCTGCTGTGGGCGCGGGTGGGCGTGCCTTATTCGCCCGCCACCGGCCTGCCGATCTCGGCGCAGACCGTGAGCCAGATGGTCGATCGGGTGATGGCGCTGCCGGAGGGCACGCGCTTCCTGCTGCTCGCCCCCGCCGTGCGCGGCCGCAAGGGCGAGTATAAGAAGGAGCTGGCCGAATGGCAGCGCGCCGGCTTCACCCGCGTGCGGATCGACGGCGAGATGGTCGAGATCGAGGAGGCCCCCGCGCTCGACAAGAAATACAAGCATGACATCGAGGTGGTGGTCGATCGCCTCGTCGTGCGGCCCGATATCGAGACGCGGCTGGCGCAGAGCTTCGAGACGGCGCTGAAGCTGGCCGAGGGGCTGGCCTATGTCGATCTGGTCGACGCGGTGGTGCCGGGCCGCGAGGCCGAAGTGGCCACCAAGGGCACCAGCAAGAAGGGCGCCGCCAAGGGATCGGCGGCGGCCGGCGTCGGCACGCTGCCGCCCAACCGCATCACATTTTCCGAGAAGTTCGCCTGCCCCGTCTCGGGCTTCACCATCGCCGAGATCGAGCCGCGCCTCTTCTCGTTCAACGCGCCGCAGGGCGCCTGCCCGGCGTGCGACGGCCTCGGCGAGAAGCTCTATTTCGATCCGCAGCTGGTGGTGCCCAACGAGCTTCTCTCGATCGAGAAGGGCGCGGTGGTGCCGTGGGCCAAGTCCAACCCGCCCAGCCCTTATTACATGCAGGTGCTGGCGAGCCTCGGCCGCGCGTTCGATTTCTCGCTCAAGACGCCGTGGCGCGAACTGACGCCCGAGCAGCAGGCCGTGGTGCTGAACGGCACCAAGGGGAAGGCGGTGACGCTCACCTTCATCGACGGCAAGAAGTCGTATCAGGTGAGCAAGGCCTTCGAGGGCGTGATCGGCAATCTCGATCGCCGCATGGCCTCCACCGAGAGCGCGTGGATGCGCGAGGAACTGGCCAAATATCAGTCCGCCGCGCCGTGCGAGGTGTGCGAGGGCGCGCGCCTGCGCCCCGAGGCGCGCGCGGTGAAGATCGCCGGCGAGGACATCTCCATCTCCACCCGCCGCGCGGTGGGGCCGGCGCTGGCCTTCTTCCGTGGCCTGCCCGATCACCTCACCGATCAGGGCCGCCAGATCGCGGCCCCGATCCTGAAGGAGATCGTCGAGCGGCTGGGCTTCCTCGACAATGTCGGGCTGGATTATCTCAACCTCGATCGCACGTCGGGCACGCTGTCTGGCGGCGAGAGCCAGCGCATCCGGCTGGCGAGCCAGATCGGCAGCGGCCTGTCGGGCGTGCTGTACGTGCTGGACGAACCCTCGATCGGCCTGCACCAGCGCGACAACGACATGCTACTGGTCACGCTCAAGCGGCTGCGTGACCTGGGCAACACCGTGATCGTCGTCGAGCATGACGAGGATGCGATCCGCACCGCCGACTGGGTGATCGACATGGGGCCGGGCGCCGGCGTCCATGGCGGCGAGATCGTCGCCGAGGGCACGCTGGAACAGGTGCTGGCCAATGAGAAAAGCCTGACCGCCGATTACCTCACCGGCCGCCGCGCCGTCGCGCTGCCCACCAAGCGGCGCAAGGGCAATGGCAAGAAGCTGACGGTGAAGGGGGCGACCGCCAACAACCTCAAGGGCGTCTCGGCGGCGATCCCGCTCGGCACCTTCACCTGCATCACCGGCGTGTCGGGATCGGGCAAGTCGAGCTTCACGATCGACACGCTCTATGCGGGCGCGGCGCGCGCGCTCAATGGCGCGCGGGTCGTGGCCGGCGCATGCGAGGCGATCACCGGGCTGGAGGCGCTCGACAAGGTGATCGACATCGATCAGTCGCCGATCGGCCGCACCCCGCGCTCCAACCCGGCCACCTACACCGGCGCCTTCACCCAGATCCGCGACTGGTTCGCCGGGCTGCCGGAATCGCTGGCGCGCGGCTACAAGCCGGGGCGGTTCAGCTTCAACGTGAAGGGCGGGCGCTGCGAGGCGTGCACCGGCGACGGCCTCCTCAAGATCGAGATGCACTTCCTGCCCGACGTCTATGTCACCTGCGACGTGTGCCATGGCGCGCGCTACAATCGCGAGACGCTGGAGGTGAAATTCAAGGGTCACTCCATCGCCGACGTGCTGGACATGACGGTCGAGGATGCGGTGGAATTCTTCAAGGCGGTGCCGCCGATCCGCGACAAGATGGCGATGCTGGCCGAAGTGGGTTTGGGCTACGTCAAGGTCGGCCAGCAGGCGACGACGCTTTCGGGTGGCGAGGCGCAGCGGGTGAAGCTGGCCAAGGAGCTGTCGCGCCGCGCCACCGGCAACACGCTCTATATCCTCGACGAGCCCACGACGGGCCTGCATTTCGAGGACGTGCGCAAGCTGCTCGAAGTGCTGCACGCGCTGGTCGAACAGGGCAATACGGTGGTGGTGATCGAACATAATCTGGAGGTCATCAAGACCGCCGACTGGCTGATCGACCTGGGGCCGGAGGGCGGCACCGGCGGCGGCGAGATCGTCGCCGAAGGCCCGCCCGAGACGGTAGCCAAGGTGGCGCGCAGCTATACGGGGAAGTATCTGGCGCCGCTGCTGGTGCAGAACGCGCGGGTCGCGGCGGAATAA
- a CDS encoding GNAT family N-acetyltransferase, with product MTDTVRNNATAQRYELAVPGGLAIAAYSPEGDVLAFTHTEVPEALEGQGIASRLVKGALADVRARGLKIRPACAFVAAYVERHPEVRDLVATGI from the coding sequence ATGACCGATACCGTCCGCAACAACGCCACCGCGCAACGCTACGAGTTGGCGGTGCCGGGCGGGCTGGCGATCGCCGCCTACAGCCCTGAGGGCGACGTGCTGGCCTTCACCCACACCGAGGTGCCCGAGGCGCTGGAGGGGCAGGGCATCGCCTCCCGGCTGGTGAAGGGCGCGCTGGCGGACGTGCGGGCGCGGGGGCTGAAGATCCGCCCGGCCTGCGCCTTCGTGGCGGCCTATGTGGAGCGCCACCCCGAGGTGCGGGATCTGGTGGCCACAGGCATCTGA
- a CDS encoding TonB-dependent receptor — protein MTKAIFLSSVALLGLGISAASPALAADAAPPSAHDATHGAADDHGAPATDIIVTAPFHRDRGDVISTVSILQGEALTKALRPTIGETLARTPGVSATSFGPNASRPVLRGLQGERVRVLTDGIGSIDVSNTSVDHAVAINPLLAERVEVLRGPESLLFGSSAIGGVVNVIDRRIPRAIPKEAVHADAIGTYGSAANERSVSGSVDVPVGSMFVAHADGSYLKTGDLRIGGNVLAPAARAEALASARLPADPASEVDFAENAALRGKLPNSASETWTAGVGGAIITEGGSLGVAYSHYDSLYGVPVRYATQPGQEQEGPRLQLKQDRIDARAEIETGGQILSAIRTRFGFADYRHSELEEDGSVGTTFYNKGFEGRLELAQAQHGGWKGATGLQYSNRDFNVVGDEAFLPKSNSQEFGLFTLQQFDLDALKLEGGARYEHSVRTAMPLASQPQFAAVKRTFDTVSGSLGASYKVAGDWRVGVNLSRTVRAPSAEELFANGPHAGTESFEIGNPDFRTERSWGVEGVLKGGGPGYTFEASAYHNWFSNFIYEDRTGAIEDGLPVYQQRQADARYYGVEAQAAVDLAKIGAFTVKADAVGDYVHATIKNVGPAPRIPPLRLLGGLGATSDRLDGRIEVEWTDNQPRLALNETATKGFTLVNAELGFRPWGKDRPVSFLLSANNIFDVDARRHASFLKDFAPLSGRDIRVTARLSI, from the coding sequence ATGACGAAGGCGATTTTCCTGTCGAGCGTGGCCCTGTTGGGTCTGGGAATAAGCGCGGCGAGCCCGGCGCTGGCGGCCGACGCGGCGCCGCCCTCCGCGCATGACGCCACCCATGGCGCCGCCGACGATCATGGCGCCCCCGCGACCGACATCATCGTCACCGCCCCCTTCCACCGCGATCGCGGCGATGTCATCTCGACCGTGTCGATCCTCCAGGGCGAGGCGCTGACCAAGGCGCTGCGGCCGACGATCGGCGAGACGCTCGCCCGCACCCCCGGTGTGTCGGCCACCTCCTTCGGCCCCAACGCCTCGCGCCCCGTGCTGCGCGGCCTTCAGGGCGAGCGGGTGCGCGTGCTGACCGACGGCATCGGCTCGATCGACGTGTCCAACACCAGCGTCGATCATGCGGTGGCGATCAATCCGCTGCTGGCCGAGCGTGTAGAGGTGCTGCGCGGGCCGGAATCCTTGCTGTTCGGCTCCTCGGCGATCGGCGGCGTGGTCAATGTGATCGATCGCCGCATCCCGCGCGCCATCCCTAAGGAAGCCGTCCACGCCGACGCGATCGGCACCTATGGCTCGGCCGCGAACGAGCGGTCGGTGTCGGGATCGGTCGATGTGCCAGTCGGCTCAATGTTCGTGGCGCACGCCGACGGCAGCTATCTGAAGACCGGCGACCTGCGCATCGGCGGCAACGTGCTGGCGCCCGCCGCGCGCGCCGAGGCGCTGGCGTCGGCCCGCCTGCCCGCCGATCCCGCCAGCGAGGTGGATTTCGCCGAGAATGCCGCGCTGCGCGGCAAGCTGCCCAACAGCGCGTCGGAGACGTGGACCGCCGGCGTCGGCGGCGCGATCATCACCGAGGGCGGCAGCCTCGGCGTCGCCTACAGCCATTACGACAGCCTCTATGGCGTGCCCGTCCGTTACGCGACCCAGCCGGGGCAGGAGCAGGAAGGCCCGCGCCTCCAGCTGAAGCAGGACCGCATCGACGCCCGCGCCGAGATCGAGACCGGCGGCCAGATCCTGTCAGCGATCCGCACCCGCTTCGGCTTCGCGGACTATCGCCATTCGGAGCTGGAGGAGGATGGTTCGGTCGGCACCACTTTCTATAACAAGGGGTTCGAGGGCCGGCTGGAACTGGCGCAGGCCCAGCATGGCGGCTGGAAGGGCGCCACCGGCCTCCAATATTCCAACCGCGACTTCAACGTGGTGGGCGACGAGGCTTTCCTGCCCAAGAGCAACAGCCAGGAATTCGGCCTCTTCACGCTCCAGCAATTCGATCTCGACGCGCTGAAGCTGGAGGGCGGCGCGCGTTACGAACATAGCGTGCGCACCGCGATGCCGCTGGCCAGCCAGCCGCAATTCGCCGCCGTGAAGCGCACGTTCGATACCGTCTCGGGCTCGCTCGGCGCCTCCTACAAGGTCGCGGGCGACTGGCGGGTGGGCGTGAACCTGTCGCGCACCGTCCGCGCGCCATCCGCCGAGGAATTGTTCGCCAACGGGCCGCACGCCGGCACCGAATCCTTCGAGATCGGCAATCCCGATTTCCGCACCGAGCGCAGCTGGGGCGTCGAGGGTGTGCTGAAGGGCGGCGGGCCGGGCTATACGTTCGAGGCGTCGGCCTACCACAATTGGTTCTCGAACTTCATCTACGAGGACCGGACCGGCGCGATCGAGGATGGCCTGCCGGTCTACCAGCAGCGCCAGGCCGATGCGCGTTATTATGGCGTCGAGGCGCAGGCGGCGGTCGATCTCGCGAAGATCGGCGCCTTTACCGTGAAGGCCGACGCGGTCGGCGATTATGTCCACGCGACCATCAAGAATGTCGGCCCCGCGCCGCGCATCCCGCCGCTCCGCCTGCTCGGCGGGCTGGGCGCCACCAGCGACAGGCTGGATGGCCGGATCGAGGTGGAATGGACCGACAACCAGCCGCGCCTAGCGCTCAACGAGACCGCGACGAAGGGCTTCACGCTGGTCAACGCCGAACTGGGCTTCCGCCCATGGGGCAAGGATCGCCCGGTCAGCTTCCTGCTCTCCGCCAACAACATCTTCGACGTGGATGCCCGCCGCCACGCCAGCTTCCTCAAGGATTTCGCGCCGCTCAGCGGCCGGGATATCCGGGTGACGGCGCGGCTTTCGATCTGA
- a CDS encoding ABC transporter ATP-binding protein — translation MKPILSIKGLAKTYASGHQALKGVDLDIRRGEIFALLGPNGAGKTTLIGAVCGLVRATGGTIEVDGVDVRADWRGARARIGLVPQELATDMFEHVAHTVAFSRGLFGKPKDPAVVERILKSLSLWDKRDAKIMALSGGMKRRVLIAKALAHEPDILFLDEPTAGVDVELRRDMWEMIGKLRDQGVTIILTTHYIEEAEEMADRIGVIDKGQLILVEEKAELLGRLGKQEAIVGLTEPLAALPEGLADWPLTLSDDGGTITYVITAEEAETRGLAKLVKRLEALGIDFRTLDSHRSSLEDIFVDLVEGGRR, via the coding sequence GTGAAACCGATTCTTTCCATCAAGGGGCTCGCCAAGACCTACGCCTCGGGTCATCAGGCGTTGAAGGGCGTCGATCTGGATATCCGGCGGGGCGAGATCTTCGCGCTGCTGGGGCCGAACGGGGCGGGCAAGACCACCCTGATCGGCGCGGTGTGCGGCCTCGTCCGCGCGACCGGCGGGACGATCGAGGTGGACGGGGTGGACGTGCGCGCCGACTGGCGCGGCGCCCGCGCGCGCATCGGCCTCGTCCCTCAGGAACTGGCGACCGACATGTTCGAGCATGTCGCCCATACCGTGGCCTTCTCGCGCGGCCTGTTCGGCAAGCCGAAGGATCCCGCCGTCGTCGAGCGCATCCTGAAATCGCTTTCCCTGTGGGACAAGCGCGACGCCAAGATCATGGCGCTGTCGGGCGGCATGAAACGCCGCGTGCTGATCGCCAAGGCGCTGGCGCACGAGCCCGACATCCTCTTCCTCGACGAACCCACCGCCGGCGTCGACGTCGAGCTGCGCCGCGACATGTGGGAGATGATCGGCAAGCTGCGCGATCAGGGCGTCACCATCATCCTCACCACCCATTATATCGAGGAGGCCGAGGAGATGGCCGACCGCATTGGGGTGATCGACAAGGGCCAGCTGATCCTCGTCGAGGAGAAAGCCGAGCTGCTCGGCCGCCTGGGCAAGCAGGAGGCGATCGTTGGCCTGACCGAGCCGCTCGCCGCACTGCCCGAGGGGCTGGCCGACTGGCCGCTGACCCTGTCGGACGACGGCGGCACGATCACCTATGTCATCACGGCCGAGGAGGCCGAAACGCGCGGGCTCGCCAAGCTGGTCAAGCGGCTGGAGGCGCTGGGGATCGATTTCCGCACGCTCGACAGCCACCGATCGAGCCTCGAGGATATCTTCGTCGATCTGGTCGAGGGAGGCCGGCGATGA
- a CDS encoding DUF4136 domain-containing protein produces MFARPLLIRATLALPLLALAACATAPDTRVTRFHLNQPIAPAAISIEARDPALANLEYETYAGAVNGELARNGFTPAPRGTAELVAVVDVQRQYSAGPIKPPPFSIGIGGGTFGRNVGVGGGVTLPVGKARATELVQTNLAVQIKRRSDNTVIWEGRAVTQAKGGTEQAAAANAAPKLAAALFGGFPGESGRTISVK; encoded by the coding sequence ATGTTCGCCCGCCCCCTGTTGATCCGCGCCACCCTCGCTCTGCCCCTGCTCGCCCTCGCCGCCTGCGCCACCGCGCCGGATACGCGGGTGACCCGATTCCATCTCAACCAGCCGATCGCGCCCGCCGCCATCTCGATCGAGGCGCGCGACCCGGCGCTCGCGAATCTCGAATATGAAACCTATGCCGGCGCGGTGAACGGCGAACTGGCGCGCAACGGCTTCACCCCGGCGCCGCGCGGCACGGCCGAGCTGGTCGCGGTGGTGGACGTGCAGCGCCAATATTCGGCCGGGCCGATCAAGCCCCCGCCCTTCTCGATCGGCATCGGCGGCGGCACTTTCGGCCGCAACGTGGGCGTCGGCGGTGGCGTCACCCTGCCCGTGGGCAAGGCGCGCGCCACCGAACTGGTGCAGACCAATCTGGCGGTGCAGATCAAGCGTCGATCCGACAATACGGTCATCTGGGAAGGCCGCGCCGTCACCCAGGCCAAGGGCGGGACCGAGCAGGCCGCCGCCGCCAACGCCGCCCCCAAACTCGCCGCCGCTCTGTTTGGGGGCTTCCCCGGAGAGTCGGGCAGGACCATAAGCGTCAAATGA
- a CDS encoding ABC transporter permease translates to MSINLHAVRAIYLFELARTWRTLFQSIFTPVLTTSLYFVVFGSAIGGRMQEVNGIPYGAFIIPGLMLLTILSESIANASFGIYLPRFTGTIYELLSAPVGVAETLLGYVGAAATKSVILALIILATARLFVPYHIEHPFWALVFLILITVSFCLFGFILGCWADGFEKLQIVPLMIITPLTFLGGTFYSIDMLPQPWRTITLFNPIVYLVNGFRWAFYGIADVDIRVSAGLTLLFLLACIGVISWIFKTGWRLRT, encoded by the coding sequence ATGAGCATCAACCTGCACGCGGTCCGCGCGATCTACCTGTTCGAGCTGGCGCGCACCTGGCGCACCCTGTTCCAGAGCATCTTCACGCCGGTGCTGACGACCTCGCTCTATTTCGTCGTGTTCGGATCGGCGATCGGCGGGCGGATGCAGGAGGTGAACGGCATCCCCTATGGCGCCTTCATCATCCCCGGCCTGATGCTGCTGACGATCCTGTCGGAAAGCATCGCCAACGCCAGTTTCGGGATCTACCTGCCACGCTTCACGGGCACGATCTACGAACTGCTCTCGGCGCCGGTGGGCGTGGCGGAGACGCTGCTGGGCTATGTCGGCGCGGCGGCGACCAAATCGGTGATCCTGGCGCTCATCATCCTGGCCACCGCGCGGCTGTTCGTGCCTTATCATATCGAGCATCCCTTCTGGGCGCTGGTGTTCCTGATCCTCATCACGGTGAGCTTCTGCCTGTTCGGCTTCATCCTCGGCTGCTGGGCGGACGGGTTCGAGAAGCTCCAGATCGTGCCGCTGATGATCATCACCCCCCTCACCTTCCTGGGCGGCACCTTCTATTCGATCGACATGCTGCCCCAGCCGTGGCGCACGATCACTTTGTTCAACCCGATCGTCTATCTGGTGAACGGCTTCCGCTGGGCCTTCTACGGCATCGCCGACGTCGACATCCGCGTGTCGGCGGGGCTGACCCTGCTGTTCCTGCTGGCGTGCATCGGGGTGATCAGCTGGATCTTCAAGACGGGCTGGCGGCTGCGGACATGA
- the ykgO gene encoding type B 50S ribosomal protein L36 — MKIRNSLKSLKGRHRDNRVIRRRGRTYVINKTNRRFKARQG; from the coding sequence ATGAAGATCCGCAATTCGCTCAAGTCGCTGAAGGGTCGCCATCGCGACAACCGCGTGATCCGCCGTCGCGGTCGCACCTACGTCATCAACAAGACCAACCGTCGCTTCAAGGCCCGCCAGGGCTGA